Proteins from a genomic interval of Enterococcus faecium:
- a CDS encoding sugar phosphate isomerase/epimerase family protein — MFPLNLGIRAHDLDVRNREEIVQKVSQLHLSHIQFAPQKAFPEQLKLTDMTLGSAAYFGEYFQKNNIELSILGCYINLSSKNQEVRAQALATFKQQIALCSAYQAKMIATETGSVSVGYTKENFTEEAYQIARNSIIELVAHAENFGVTVAVEAGINHPIYNYQLAKRLIDEVASPNLKIILDCANLMHKENHADQEKVIRGALDNLHGYITALHLKDYIMENGKIRMVPVGKGCLDFRPVLHYIKYERPLMYATLEATPEIYVPEAIEHLQFIYQDC, encoded by the coding sequence ATGTTTCCATTAAATTTAGGCATCCGTGCCCACGATTTAGATGTTCGAAATCGTGAAGAAATCGTTCAAAAAGTATCACAGCTTCACTTGTCCCATATCCAATTTGCACCACAAAAAGCATTTCCTGAACAACTTAAATTAACTGACATGACACTTGGGAGTGCTGCCTATTTTGGTGAATACTTCCAAAAAAACAATATCGAACTTTCCATTTTAGGATGCTATATCAACCTATCCAGCAAAAATCAAGAAGTTCGTGCACAAGCATTGGCAACTTTCAAACAGCAAATTGCTCTGTGCTCTGCCTATCAAGCCAAGATGATTGCTACGGAAACCGGTAGTGTCTCTGTCGGTTACACAAAAGAAAATTTTACTGAAGAAGCTTATCAGATCGCCAGAAATTCTATCATTGAATTAGTCGCTCATGCAGAAAATTTTGGCGTAACTGTTGCTGTTGAAGCAGGGATCAATCATCCAATCTATAACTATCAGTTAGCTAAACGTTTAATCGATGAAGTAGCTTCACCAAATTTAAAAATCATTTTAGATTGTGCGAATTTGATGCATAAAGAAAATCATGCTGATCAGGAAAAAGTGATCCGAGGTGCCTTGGACAATTTACATGGTTATATTACAGCGCTTCATCTCAAAGACTATATCATGGAAAATGGAAAGATCCGCATGGTACCTGTTGGCAAGGGCTGTTTAGATTTCCGCCCGGTACTGCATTATATCAAATATGAGCGTCCTCTAATGTACGCCACTCTTGAAGCTACTCCTGAGATTTATGTTCCTGAAGCAATAGAACACTTGCAGTTTATTTACCAAGATTGTTAA
- a CDS encoding rhamnogalacturonan acetylesterase: MPTIHIAGDSTAAEKDENKRPETGWGEKISAYFSPEIQINNQAKNGRSTKSFIQEGRLARLASQFQPNDFLFVQFGHNDQKIQEERGTLPFGSYLKNLQIFFECAKKANVQMVLLTSVTRRDYLENGTLNPDILGDYPKAMRAFAEKHHIPLLDVFSRSQELFQTFSKEETKKFYLHLMPDTCKNYPEGLKDNTHFSPEGADKVARIIVELIKESRLPLANYLQKGV, translated from the coding sequence ATGCCTACTATCCATATTGCCGGTGATTCTACTGCGGCAGAAAAAGATGAAAACAAGCGTCCCGAGACAGGTTGGGGAGAAAAAATCTCTGCTTATTTTTCACCCGAGATCCAGATCAATAACCAAGCAAAGAATGGACGCAGCACCAAATCATTTATCCAGGAAGGAAGGTTAGCCCGTCTAGCTTCACAGTTTCAGCCGAATGATTTCTTATTTGTACAATTTGGACATAACGACCAGAAAATCCAAGAAGAAAGAGGTACGCTTCCCTTCGGTAGCTATTTAAAAAATCTGCAGATATTTTTTGAATGCGCAAAAAAAGCGAACGTCCAAATGGTCTTACTGACATCTGTGACGCGACGAGATTACTTAGAAAACGGAACATTGAATCCAGATATACTTGGAGACTATCCAAAAGCGATGCGTGCATTTGCTGAGAAACACCATATTCCTCTTTTAGATGTGTTCTCAAGATCACAAGAATTGTTCCAGACCTTCTCAAAAGAAGAGACAAAAAAATTCTACCTGCATCTTATGCCTGATACTTGTAAAAATTACCCAGAAGGACTAAAAGACAATACCCACTTTAGTCCAGAAGGCGCTGATAAAGTTGCCCGAATAATTGTTGAATTGATAAAAGAATCCCGTCTGCCTCTTGCTAATTATTTACAAAAAGGAGTTTGA
- a CDS encoding UxaA family hydrolase: MLETLQPTMKLNRRDSVVVALTPIPKQTQLTIDQQTITTLEDIPQGHKIALGDLKAGDNVIKYGYPIGHVTTDVTAGQWLHTHNVKTNLSGELDYRYEKDVHPSHYLFENRTFQGYLRKNGKVGIRNDLFLVPTVGCVNGIAELIVKQFKEKHPDLGQFDHITILKHPYGCSQLGKDHQNTREILADAVNHPNAGGVLVFGLGCENNTVPEFKKILGEYDEERVKFLVAQDVYDEIEQGVALLEELLTAAENDQRISVPLSKLNVGLKCGGSDGLSGITANPLLGAFSDYLIAQGGSTILTEVPEMFGAEQVLMARAENEEVFDSIVDLINDFKQYFLSYGEPVYENPSPGNKAGGITTLEDKSLGCTQKSGSSPVVDVLQYGEKIRKPGLSLLQAPGNDLVAASALASSDCQLVLFTTGRGTPFGSYVPTVKVSTNTTLFERKGHWMDFNAGVLLEQPMEVILESFVQKIIAVASGEETKNEQNDVREIAIFKNGVTL, translated from the coding sequence ATGCTTGAAACCCTGCAACCAACAATGAAATTAAATCGACGAGACAGTGTGGTCGTCGCATTAACCCCTATTCCAAAACAAACACAACTGACGATTGATCAGCAAACGATCACCACTCTTGAAGATATCCCGCAAGGTCATAAGATTGCATTGGGTGATTTGAAAGCTGGAGACAACGTGATCAAATATGGCTATCCAATCGGTCATGTGACGACAGACGTAACTGCCGGTCAATGGCTGCACACTCATAATGTAAAAACCAATCTTTCTGGTGAATTGGATTATCGATATGAAAAAGATGTCCATCCAAGTCATTACCTTTTTGAGAACCGAACATTTCAAGGTTACTTGCGAAAAAATGGAAAAGTAGGGATTCGTAATGATTTGTTTTTAGTACCTACCGTTGGGTGTGTGAATGGCATTGCTGAACTGATCGTCAAACAGTTCAAGGAAAAACATCCAGATCTGGGACAGTTTGACCATATTACGATTTTAAAGCATCCTTATGGCTGTTCGCAGCTTGGAAAAGATCATCAAAATACTCGAGAAATTTTAGCGGACGCAGTAAATCATCCCAATGCCGGAGGAGTTTTAGTATTTGGATTAGGTTGTGAGAACAATACAGTTCCTGAATTCAAAAAAATTTTAGGTGAATATGATGAAGAACGAGTGAAATTTCTAGTGGCTCAAGATGTTTACGATGAGATCGAACAAGGTGTGGCTCTATTAGAAGAGCTTTTAACAGCGGCGGAAAATGACCAGCGCATATCAGTCCCGCTCTCTAAGTTGAATGTCGGTTTGAAATGCGGCGGTTCTGATGGTCTATCGGGAATAACTGCTAATCCTTTACTTGGTGCATTTTCTGACTACTTGATTGCTCAAGGAGGCAGCACGATCTTAACAGAAGTGCCAGAAATGTTTGGCGCAGAACAAGTATTGATGGCACGAGCGGAAAATGAAGAAGTTTTTGACTCAATCGTTGACTTGATCAATGACTTCAAACAGTATTTCTTGTCTTACGGGGAACCAGTTTACGAAAACCCATCTCCTGGTAATAAAGCAGGTGGGATCACTACATTAGAAGATAAGTCTTTAGGCTGCACGCAAAAATCAGGAAGCTCTCCTGTCGTTGATGTGCTACAATATGGCGAAAAAATCAGAAAACCAGGGCTTAGTTTATTGCAAGCTCCCGGGAATGATCTTGTAGCTGCCTCTGCTCTTGCTTCATCCGATTGCCAGTTGGTCTTGTTTACCACAGGAAGAGGGACTCCGTTTGGCTCATATGTCCCAACGGTCAAGGTATCTACGAATACAACTCTTTTTGAACGCAAAGGTCATTGGATGGATTTTAATGCAGGCGTCTTATTAGAACAACCAATGGAAGTAATCTTAGAATCGTTTGTTCAAAAAATCATCGCTGTAGCTAGTGGAGAAGAAACGAAAAATGAACAAAATGACGTTCGAGAAATTGCCATTTTTAAAAACGGAGTAACACTTTGA
- the uxaC gene encoding glucuronate isomerase, which translates to MFLSDDFLLKDDWAKKLYHSYAKNMPIIDYHCHLDPKEIYENNNFSNLTEAWLGGDHYKWRLMRACGVPEEKITGNASDFEKFLAWCQTVPKIIGNPLYSWSHLELKRFFGIDLLINEENAEKIWTQANEILAAPDFRRREIAKKSNVEVICTTDDPADDLHYHQLLAHEEPDLKVLPSFRPDKALNIEKEGFNAWVTLLEEAADQTITTYQELIEVLGQRIEYFHQHGCRVSDHALDILRYKEADETVLEEIFQKARANKLLSSDEIDAYRTETLIHLTHFYHSHNWTMQLHIHAYRNCNTQMLEKLGPDTGYDGMNDLSLTIPLQKLLNRAEETDQLPKTILYSLNPNDYPAILALMGCFQKEQNGKLQLGSGWWYNDTRAGMRDQLTQFADGSALGNFVGMLTDSRSFLSYTRHEYFRRVLCEFLGEMVMRGEAPEDEQLLGSLVQAISYTNAKNYFGFFA; encoded by the coding sequence ATGTTTTTATCTGATGATTTTTTATTAAAAGACGATTGGGCGAAAAAGCTTTACCATTCCTACGCAAAAAACATGCCCATTATTGATTATCACTGTCACTTAGATCCAAAAGAAATTTACGAAAACAACAATTTCAGCAATCTGACAGAAGCTTGGTTAGGAGGCGATCATTACAAATGGCGCTTGATGCGAGCTTGCGGCGTGCCTGAAGAAAAAATCACAGGAAATGCTTCTGATTTTGAAAAATTTTTAGCTTGGTGTCAAACCGTACCAAAAATTATCGGAAATCCGCTTTACAGTTGGTCACATCTTGAATTGAAGCGTTTCTTCGGTATTGACTTGTTGATAAATGAAGAAAATGCAGAGAAAATTTGGACACAAGCAAATGAAATTTTGGCAGCTCCTGATTTTCGCCGTCGGGAAATCGCAAAAAAATCGAATGTAGAAGTGATTTGTACAACAGATGATCCCGCAGACGACTTGCACTATCATCAGTTGCTTGCTCATGAAGAACCAGATTTGAAGGTTCTACCTTCATTCCGTCCAGATAAAGCACTCAATATTGAAAAAGAAGGATTTAATGCATGGGTCACACTACTGGAAGAAGCAGCTGACCAAACGATCACCACCTATCAAGAACTGATAGAAGTCTTAGGGCAGCGGATAGAATACTTCCATCAACATGGATGTCGTGTTTCCGACCACGCTTTAGACATCTTACGCTATAAAGAAGCGGATGAAACAGTATTAGAAGAGATTTTTCAAAAAGCACGAGCTAACAAACTATTATCTTCAGATGAAATCGATGCTTATCGTACAGAAACACTGATACATTTGACCCACTTCTATCATTCTCATAATTGGACGATGCAGCTGCACATCCATGCTTATCGTAACTGTAATACACAAATGTTGGAAAAATTAGGGCCCGATACCGGCTATGATGGAATGAATGATCTTTCTTTGACTATTCCTCTGCAAAAATTATTGAACCGTGCAGAAGAAACGGATCAGTTGCCAAAGACGATCCTTTATTCATTGAATCCGAATGACTATCCTGCGATTTTAGCTTTGATGGGCTGTTTCCAAAAAGAACAGAATGGAAAACTGCAGTTAGGTTCTGGATGGTGGTACAACGATACTCGAGCTGGTATGCGCGATCAATTGACACAATTTGCTGATGGTAGTGCTTTGGGGAATTTTGTCGGCATGCTGACAGATTCAAGAAGTTTCCTGTCCTACACTAGACATGAATATTTCCGTCGTGTTCTTTGTGAATTTTTAGGCGAAATGGTCATGCGAGGAGAAGCACCTGAAGATGAACAACTTTTAGGAAGTCTAGTTCAAGCGATTAGTTATACAAATGCTAAAAATTACTTTGGCTTTTTTGCCTAA